In Dolichospermum flos-aquae CCAP 1403/13F, the following proteins share a genomic window:
- a CDS encoding DNA-directed RNA polymerase subunit gamma: MRSPQTNQFDYVKIGIASPERIRQWGERTLPNGQLVGEVTKPETINYRTLKPEMDGLFCERIFGPAKDWECHCGKYKRVRHRGIVCERCGVEVTESRVRRHRMGFIKLAAPVAHVWYLKGIPSYIAILLDMPLRDVEQIVYFNSYCVLAPGNADTLSYKQLLSEDQWLEIEDAIYSEDSQLEGVEVGIGAEALLRLLADINLEQEAETLRDEIEKAKGQKRAKLIKRLRVIDNFIATGSQPEWMVMEIIPVIPPDLRPMVQLDGGRFATSDLNDLYRRVINRNNRLARLQEILAPEIIVRNEKRMLQEAVDALIDNGRRGRTVVGANNRPLKSLSDIIEGKQGRFRQNLLGKRVDYSGRSVIVVGPNLKIHQCGLPREMAIELFQPFVINRLIRSGMVNNIKAAKKLISRNDASVWDVLQEVIEGHPVMLNRAPTLHRLGIQAFEPILVEGRAIQLHPLVCPAFNADFDGDQMAVHVPLSLESQAEARLLMLASNNILSPATGKPIVTPSQDMVLGAYYLTAENPKATKGAGKYFSSLDDVIMAYEAKQVELHAYIYVRFDGEIDSGEPDTEPVEVIEDKDAKGRLMSRTLIYKFRRVREDGEGNLISQYIYTTPGRAIYNQAIQEAIDA; the protein is encoded by the coding sequence ATGAGATCCCCCCAAACTAATCAATTTGACTACGTAAAAATTGGCATAGCTTCACCAGAACGCATCCGTCAATGGGGTGAACGGACTTTACCCAATGGACAACTTGTAGGTGAAGTTACCAAGCCAGAAACTATTAATTACCGCACCCTCAAACCAGAAATGGATGGTTTGTTTTGCGAGCGCATCTTTGGACCAGCTAAGGATTGGGAATGCCATTGTGGTAAGTACAAACGGGTGCGCCATAGAGGGATTGTCTGCGAGCGCTGTGGTGTAGAAGTTACAGAGTCCCGCGTCCGTCGCCACAGGATGGGTTTTATTAAGTTGGCAGCCCCTGTGGCTCATGTTTGGTATCTCAAAGGGATTCCTAGCTATATTGCTATTCTCCTAGATATGCCGTTGCGGGATGTGGAGCAGATTGTTTATTTCAACTCCTACTGCGTTTTAGCACCGGGCAACGCTGATACTCTCAGTTACAAACAACTGTTGAGCGAAGACCAATGGTTAGAAATTGAAGATGCTATCTACAGCGAAGATTCCCAGTTAGAGGGTGTGGAAGTTGGCATTGGCGCTGAAGCTTTGTTGCGGCTGTTGGCAGATATTAATTTGGAGCAAGAAGCGGAAACCCTGCGGGATGAAATCGAAAAGGCCAAGGGTCAGAAACGGGCAAAATTAATTAAACGGCTGCGGGTAATTGATAATTTCATCGCTACTGGTTCTCAGCCAGAATGGATGGTGATGGAAATTATTCCCGTCATTCCCCCAGATTTGCGCCCCATGGTGCAGCTAGATGGAGGCAGATTTGCCACCAGCGATTTAAATGATTTGTACCGCCGGGTGATTAATCGCAACAACCGTTTGGCTAGACTTCAGGAAATTCTCGCGCCGGAGATTATTGTCCGCAACGAGAAACGGATGCTGCAAGAGGCTGTGGATGCCTTGATTGACAATGGTCGGCGGGGACGGACTGTGGTGGGGGCTAATAACCGTCCGCTGAAATCCTTGTCCGATATTATTGAGGGAAAACAAGGACGTTTCCGCCAAAACCTGCTGGGTAAACGGGTGGACTATTCGGGACGGTCGGTAATTGTGGTCGGTCCGAATCTGAAGATTCACCAGTGCGGTCTACCCAGAGAAATGGCCATTGAGTTGTTTCAGCCCTTTGTGATCAATCGTCTGATTCGTTCCGGCATGGTGAACAATATCAAGGCAGCGAAAAAGCTGATTTCTCGCAATGATGCCAGTGTTTGGGATGTGTTGCAGGAAGTAATTGAGGGGCATCCAGTGATGCTAAACCGAGCGCCCACGTTGCACCGATTGGGGATTCAGGCCTTTGAACCGATTTTGGTAGAAGGGAGAGCCATTCAACTCCATCCTTTAGTCTGTCCCGCCTTTAATGCTGACTTTGACGGTGACCAAATGGCGGTTCATGTTCCCTTGTCCTTAGAGAGTCAAGCTGAAGCCCGGCTGTTGATGCTGGCTTCTAATAATATTTTGTCACCAGCGACAGGTAAACCGATTGTGACTCCTAGCCAAGATATGGTCTTGGGAGCATATTATTTGACAGCGGAAAACCCCAAGGCAACCAAGGGGGCGGGTAAGTATTTCTCCTCTTTGGATGATGTAATTATGGCCTATGAGGCGAAACAGGTAGAGCTTCATGCCTATATTTATGTGCGTTTTGATGGGGAAATTGATTCGGGTGAACCGGATACTGAACCTGTGGAGGTAATTGAGGACAAAGACGCTAAGGGCAGGCTGATGAGTCGGACTCTGATTTATAAGTTCCGACGGGTGCGGGAAGATGGGGAAGGGAATTTGATTTCTCAGTATATTTATACGACTCCAGGACGAGCAATTTATAACCAGGCAATTCAGGAAGCGATAGATGCGTAG
- the rpoB gene encoding DNA-directed RNA polymerase subunit beta — translation MTNDDKYMESAFLLPDLIEIQRSSFRWFLEEGLIEELNSFSPITDYTGKLELHFLGNNYKLKEPKYSVEESKRRDSTYAVQMYVPTRLLNKETGDIKEQEVFIGDLPLMTDRGTFIINGAERVIVNQIVRSPGVYYKSEIDKNGRRTYSASLIPNRGAWLKFETDRNDLVWVRIDKTRKLSAQVLLKALGLSDNEIFDALRHPEYFQKTIEKEGQFSEEEALMELYRKLRPGEPPTVLGGQQLLDSRFFDPKRYDLGKVGRYKLNKKLRLSAPDTMRVLTPGDILAAIDYLINLEYDIGSIDDIDHLGNRRVRSVGELLQNQVRVGLNRLERIIRERMTVSDAESLTPASLVNPKPLVAAIKEFFGSSQLSQFMDQTNPLAELTHKRRLSALGPGGLTRERAGFAVRDIHPSHYGRICPIETPEGPNAGLIGSLATHARVNLYGFLETPFRPVENGKVLFDVLPVYMTADEEDDLRTATGDVPLDENGYIKGPHVPVRYRQDWTTTGPEQVDYVAVSPVQIVSVATSMIPFLEHDDANRALMGSNMQRQAVPLLRPERPLVGTGLEAQAARDSGMVIVSRTDGDVVYVDATEIRVRASGQLSAASGSQVIEKGQELKYKLSKYQRSNQDTCLNQKPLVRIGEKVVAGQVLADGSSTEGGELALGQNIVVAYMPWEGYNYEDAILISERLVQEDIYTSIHIEKYEIEARQTKLGPEEITREIPNVGEDALRQLDEQGIIRIGAWVDAGDILVGKVTPKGESDQPPEEKLLRAIFGEKARDVRDNSLRVPNGEKGRVVDVRLFTREQGDELPPGANMVVRVYVAQKRKIQVGDKMAGRHGNKGIISRILAAEDMPYLADGSPVDIVLNPLGVPSRMNVGQVFECLLGWAGHNLGVRFKITPFDEMYGEETSRRLVHGKLQEARDETTKDWIYNPDNAGKIMVYDGRTGEPFDRAITVGVAYMLKLVHLVDDKIHARSTGPYSLVTQQPLGGKAQQGGQRFGEMEVWALEAFGAAYTLQELLTVKSDDMQGRNEALNAIVKGKAIPRPGTPESFKVLMRELQSLGLDIAVHKVETQADGSSLDVEVDLMADQAARRTPPRPTYESLSRESLEGEE, via the coding sequence ATGACTAACGACGATAAATACATGGAATCCGCCTTTCTATTACCCGACTTGATTGAAATTCAGCGTTCTAGTTTTCGCTGGTTTCTAGAAGAAGGGCTAATCGAAGAACTGAACTCCTTTAGTCCAATTACAGACTACACTGGCAAACTAGAACTGCACTTTTTAGGCAATAACTATAAACTCAAAGAACCTAAATACAGTGTTGAAGAATCCAAGCGGAGAGATAGCACTTATGCAGTGCAAATGTATGTCCCCACCCGGTTGCTGAACAAAGAAACAGGAGACATTAAAGAACAAGAAGTATTTATTGGCGATTTGCCATTGATGACAGATAGAGGCACATTTATTATCAACGGTGCTGAACGCGTCATTGTTAATCAAATTGTGCGATCGCCTGGAGTTTACTATAAATCAGAAATTGATAAAAACGGACGACGGACTTATTCTGCCAGCTTAATTCCGAACCGGGGGGCATGGCTGAAATTTGAAACAGATCGTAATGACTTAGTTTGGGTACGGATAGACAAAACCCGGAAACTGTCAGCCCAGGTACTGTTAAAAGCCCTGGGATTATCAGATAACGAGATATTTGATGCACTGCGCCATCCAGAATACTTCCAAAAAACCATCGAAAAAGAAGGGCAATTTTCCGAAGAAGAAGCCCTAATGGAATTATATCGGAAACTTCGTCCCGGTGAACCGCCTACAGTCCTAGGTGGACAACAGCTTTTAGACTCCCGCTTCTTTGATCCTAAACGCTATGACCTGGGTAAAGTTGGACGTTATAAACTCAACAAAAAACTTCGTCTTTCCGCCCCCGACACCATGCGCGTCCTCACCCCTGGGGACATCTTAGCCGCCATTGATTACCTCATAAATCTAGAATACGATATCGGTAGTATTGATGACATTGACCACCTCGGAAATCGCCGAGTCAGAAGCGTTGGTGAATTGCTGCAAAACCAGGTCAGAGTAGGGTTAAATCGCTTAGAAAGAATTATTCGAGAACGGATGACCGTATCCGATGCCGAATCTCTCACTCCCGCATCTCTAGTTAACCCCAAACCCTTAGTAGCAGCTATCAAAGAATTCTTTGGTTCGAGCCAACTCAGTCAATTCATGGATCAAACTAATCCCTTGGCAGAATTGACCCATAAACGCCGCCTCAGTGCCTTGGGACCAGGTGGTTTGACCAGAGAAAGAGCCGGGTTTGCAGTTCGAGATATTCACCCCAGCCACTACGGACGGATTTGCCCCATTGAAACACCAGAAGGACCAAATGCCGGACTCATCGGTTCATTAGCCACCCATGCCCGCGTTAACCTCTATGGTTTTCTAGAAACACCCTTCCGACCAGTAGAAAATGGCAAAGTCCTCTTTGATGTGCTGCCTGTTTACATGACAGCAGACGAAGAAGACGACCTGCGGACAGCCACAGGTGACGTTCCCCTGGATGAAAATGGTTACATCAAAGGACCCCACGTGCCAGTGCGCTATCGCCAAGACTGGACAACCACCGGACCCGAACAGGTGGATTATGTGGCAGTTTCTCCAGTGCAGATTGTCTCAGTAGCCACCAGCATGATTCCCTTCTTGGAACATGACGACGCTAACCGAGCGCTCATGGGTTCTAATATGCAGCGCCAAGCTGTACCCCTACTCAGACCAGAACGCCCCTTGGTGGGAACTGGTTTGGAAGCCCAAGCCGCCAGAGACTCCGGCATGGTCATAGTTTCCCGCACCGATGGCGATGTGGTCTATGTTGATGCCACAGAAATTCGTGTCCGCGCCAGTGGTCAGTTGTCCGCAGCCAGTGGTAGCCAAGTTATTGAAAAAGGCCAAGAACTTAAATACAAACTTTCCAAATATCAACGTTCCAACCAAGACACCTGTTTAAACCAAAAACCATTGGTGAGAATTGGCGAAAAAGTCGTAGCCGGTCAGGTATTGGCAGATGGTTCCTCCACAGAAGGGGGAGAACTGGCACTAGGACAAAATATAGTTGTCGCTTATATGCCCTGGGAAGGCTACAACTACGAGGATGCAATCCTCATTTCCGAGCGCCTAGTCCAGGAAGATATCTATACTTCCATTCACATCGAAAAATACGAAATCGAAGCCAGACAAACCAAACTCGGACCCGAAGAAATCACCAGAGAAATTCCCAACGTTGGTGAAGATGCCCTCAGACAATTGGATGAACAAGGTATTATCCGCATTGGGGCGTGGGTAGATGCTGGGGATATTCTCGTGGGAAAAGTTACTCCCAAGGGTGAATCTGACCAACCCCCCGAAGAAAAACTCCTCCGCGCCATCTTTGGTGAAAAAGCCCGTGATGTCCGCGACAACTCCCTGCGAGTTCCCAATGGTGAAAAAGGTCGGGTAGTTGATGTCCGGTTGTTCACCCGTGAACAAGGTGATGAACTGCCACCGGGGGCAAATATGGTAGTCCGGGTTTATGTCGCTCAAAAGCGCAAAATCCAAGTGGGCGACAAAATGGCAGGGAGACATGGCAACAAAGGGATTATTTCCCGGATTCTGGCTGCTGAAGATATGCCCTACTTAGCTGACGGTTCACCCGTGGATATTGTTCTCAATCCCTTGGGTGTACCCAGCCGGATGAATGTGGGTCAGGTGTTTGAATGTTTACTGGGTTGGGCAGGTCATAATTTGGGAGTCAGGTTCAAGATTACTCCCTTCGATGAAATGTATGGCGAAGAAACTTCCCGGCGGCTAGTGCATGGCAAACTCCAAGAAGCCAGAGACGAAACCACTAAAGACTGGATCTATAACCCCGACAATGCCGGTAAAATCATGGTCTATGATGGTCGCACTGGTGAACCCTTTGACCGGGCTATTACCGTCGGTGTGGCCTATATGCTCAAGCTCGTGCATTTGGTTGATGACAAAATTCACGCCCGTTCCACTGGACCCTATTCTCTGGTGACTCAGCAACCTTTGGGCGGTAAGGCTCAACAGGGTGGGCAAAGATTTGGAGAAATGGAAGTTTGGGCGTTGGAAGCTTTCGGCGCTGCTTACACTTTGCAAGAATTGTTAACTGTCAAATCCGATGATATGCAGGGACGGAATGAAGCCCTCAACGCCATTGTCAAGGGTAAGGCTATTCCCCGTCCTGGTACTCCTGAATCTTTCAAAGTATTGATGCGCGAGTTGCAATCTTTGGGTTTAGATATTGCGGTACATAAGGTGGAAACCCAAGCAGATGGTAGTTCCCTGGATGTGGAAGTAGACCTAATGGCAGACCAAGCTGCCCGGCGCACACCTCCTAGACCGACTTATGAGTCACTCTCTCGTGAGTCTCTGGAAGGGGAAGAGTAG
- a CDS encoding TatD family hydrolase: MQLIDTHVHINFDTFQPDLAAVRTRWQEAGVVRLVHSCVHPQEFASISRIAEQFPELSFAVGLHPLDAHKWDDQTAAQIKSLASSHSQVVAIGEMGLDFYKADNYELQHEVFASQLAIACELNLPVIIHCRDAAPAVRDVLQKWRDLHGERVRGVMHCWGGTPEETQWFLDLGFYISFSGTVTFKNAKTIQESAAMVNSDRLLIETDCPFLSPVPKRGEKRNEPANVRYVAEQLAKLREETIEEIAQKTTQNACRLFGLAL; encoded by the coding sequence ATGCAACTTATAGATACCCACGTACACATTAACTTTGACACTTTCCAGCCAGATTTAGCAGCCGTTCGCACTCGGTGGCAAGAAGCAGGAGTAGTCCGATTAGTCCACTCCTGTGTTCACCCCCAGGAATTTGCGAGCATTAGCCGCATAGCCGAGCAGTTTCCTGAACTTAGCTTTGCTGTGGGGCTGCATCCTCTGGATGCTCATAAATGGGATGACCAAACAGCCGCCCAAATCAAGTCTTTAGCCAGTTCTCATTCTCAAGTGGTAGCCATTGGGGAAATGGGGTTGGATTTTTACAAAGCAGATAATTATGAGCTTCAGCATGAGGTATTTGCATCACAATTAGCGATCGCTTGTGAACTGAATTTACCAGTGATCATCCATTGTCGTGATGCTGCACCAGCAGTCAGGGATGTATTGCAAAAATGGCGGGATTTGCATGGGGAAAGGGTACGGGGTGTCATGCACTGCTGGGGAGGGACACCAGAAGAAACTCAATGGTTTCTAGATTTAGGTTTCTATATTAGCTTTAGCGGCACAGTGACATTCAAGAATGCTAAAACTATTCAAGAGTCTGCCGCAATGGTGAATAGCGATCGCTTACTGATAGAAACAGATTGTCCATTTCTGTCACCCGTTCCCAAACGTGGCGAAAAGCGGAATGAACCCGCCAATGTTCGCTATGTAGCGGAGCAATTAGCAAAACTACGAGAAGAAACAATAGAGGAAATTGCCCAGAAAACCACCCAAAATGCCTGTAGATTATTTGGTCTAGCGTTGTAG
- the rpsT gene encoding 30S ribosomal protein S20 translates to MANTKSALKRAQIGERNRLRNKAYKSAVKTLMKKYFSSVEAFAANPTTELKQEVETRMSEAYSKIDKAVKTGVLHANNGARKKSSLARKHKTLTA, encoded by the coding sequence GTGGCGAATACAAAATCTGCTCTTAAACGCGCTCAAATCGGAGAACGAAACCGACTGCGTAACAAAGCTTATAAATCAGCAGTTAAAACGCTGATGAAGAAATACTTTAGTTCTGTGGAAGCTTTTGCTGCCAACCCGACAACAGAACTCAAGCAGGAAGTGGAAACGAGAATGTCCGAAGCTTACAGCAAAATTGATAAAGCTGTAAAGACTGGTGTGCTTCATGCCAACAATGGAGCTAGAAAAAAGTCAAGTTTAGCTCGTAAACACAAAACCCTTACTGCTTAG
- the hisD gene encoding histidinol dehydrogenase — MLRIITQQADVRSELQRICDRTQDEQVLHKEATVREVLQAVKRQGDKAVLHYTAEFDHQILKPEELKVTGSELDAAYQQVSKDLLQAIRLACQKIEAFHRQRVPKSWVQFGDDQVVLGKRYTPVDRAGLYIPGGRACYPSTVLMNAIPAKVAGVPRVVMVTPARGGKMVNPAVLVAAQEAGVQEIYRVGGAQAIAALAYGTETIPKVNVITGPGNIYVTLAKKLVYGTVGIDSLAGPSEVLVIADETANPAYVAADLLAQAEHDPMAAAILLTTDAGLARKVQMAVERQLVDHPRRIDTEKAIAHYGLIVVVESLEAAAELANEFAPEHLELEVADPWALMNQIRHAGAIFLGSSTPEAVGDYLAGPNHTLPTSGAARYASALGVETFLKHSSIIQYSQTALEKVASAIDILATTEGLPSHADSVKLRVED; from the coding sequence ATGCTGCGAATTATTACTCAGCAGGCAGACGTTAGATCAGAACTGCAACGGATCTGCGATCGCACCCAGGATGAACAGGTACTTCATAAAGAAGCAACAGTCCGCGAAGTGTTGCAAGCGGTGAAGCGCCAAGGTGACAAAGCTGTACTACATTATACAGCGGAATTTGATCACCAAATCCTCAAACCAGAAGAACTCAAAGTAACAGGCTCAGAACTGGATGCAGCTTACCAACAGGTATCCAAGGATTTACTCCAGGCGATTCGCCTCGCTTGCCAAAAAATAGAAGCTTTTCACCGTCAGCGAGTTCCCAAAAGCTGGGTACAGTTTGGTGATGATCAAGTAGTTTTAGGCAAACGCTATACCCCCGTAGACCGAGCAGGTTTATATATCCCAGGCGGTCGGGCTTGTTACCCCAGTACAGTGTTAATGAACGCCATTCCGGCAAAAGTGGCTGGTGTCCCTCGTGTGGTGATGGTGACACCTGCTAGAGGCGGTAAAATGGTGAATCCTGCGGTTTTGGTAGCGGCCCAAGAAGCAGGAGTTCAGGAAATTTACCGTGTGGGTGGCGCTCAAGCTATCGCGGCTTTAGCCTATGGCACAGAAACCATTCCCAAGGTTAATGTCATTACAGGACCAGGGAATATTTATGTCACCTTGGCGAAAAAGTTGGTTTACGGAACAGTGGGAATTGATTCTTTAGCAGGTCCGAGCGAAGTGCTGGTAATTGCTGATGAAACAGCTAATCCTGCCTATGTAGCGGCTGACTTGTTAGCTCAAGCAGAACATGATCCTATGGCAGCCGCAATTTTGCTGACAACGGATGCGGGGTTGGCAAGAAAAGTGCAAATGGCGGTGGAAAGACAATTGGTAGATCACCCGCGCCGGATAGATACGGAAAAAGCGATCGCCCATTATGGTTTAATCGTCGTGGTGGAATCCCTGGAAGCCGCCGCCGAACTTGCCAACGAGTTTGCACCAGAACACTTAGAATTAGAAGTTGCTGATCCTTGGGCTTTAATGAACCAAATTCGCCATGCTGGGGCAATTTTCTTGGGTAGTTCCACACCTGAAGCTGTAGGAGACTATTTAGCCGGTCCTAACCATACCTTACCTACTTCCGGTGCAGCCCGTTATGCTTCAGCTTTAGGGGTAGAAACATTTTTAAAACACTCAAGTATTATCCAATACTCACAAACTGCTTTGGAAAAAGTGGCATCTGCCATTGACATCTTAGCAACTACGGAGGGTTTACCTTCTCATGCTGATTCCGTTAAACTCAGGGTAGAGGATTGA
- a CDS encoding homocysteine biosynthesis protein: MRTIAEINEKITRKRAVVWTAEELKARVAEIGVSKAAKEVDVITTGTFEPMESSGAIINLGHTDPPIKIRRCWLDGVPAYAGFGAVDLYLGASCPVDSLDGEDLRERGGGHVIEDLIAGKSIQVRAVGQVTDCYPRATFETTVTRDTINQFYLFNPRNLYQNFIVGVNGGDRPLHTYLGPLQPRLGNAVYSNPGSLSPLLNDPDLQLVGIGTKIFLAGGVGYVAWEGTQHFPLQKRLENRTPIGPSATLALIGDAKQMDARWIRGCYFKSYGPSLMMGVGVPLPVLNAGVVERCAVQDKDLVAPIVDFSIPRRVRPTFGLVSYAQLKSGRITIEGRTVRVASLASLFLSRQVAQELKQWIKEGIFTLTEPVAPIPMERSFLPQDRWTEF; the protein is encoded by the coding sequence ATGCGAACAATTGCGGAAATTAATGAGAAAATCACCCGAAAACGGGCGGTAGTCTGGACTGCTGAAGAGTTAAAAGCCCGAGTTGCGGAAATTGGTGTTAGTAAAGCTGCCAAAGAAGTAGATGTAATTACCACTGGCACATTTGAACCAATGGAATCAAGTGGTGCAATTATTAACTTAGGACATACTGACCCACCCATTAAAATTCGGCGTTGCTGGTTAGATGGAGTCCCGGCTTATGCGGGTTTTGGGGCTGTGGATTTATACTTAGGTGCTAGTTGTCCAGTTGACTCTCTGGATGGGGAAGACTTGCGGGAACGTGGTGGTGGTCATGTGATTGAGGATTTAATTGCCGGTAAATCTATCCAAGTTCGCGCTGTGGGACAAGTTACCGATTGCTACCCTAGAGCCACATTTGAAACCACCGTTACCCGTGACACTATCAATCAGTTTTATTTATTTAATCCGCGCAATCTTTATCAAAATTTTATTGTTGGTGTGAATGGAGGCGATCGCCCACTACATACCTATCTAGGACCATTGCAACCCCGCTTAGGAAATGCGGTTTATTCTAACCCCGGTTCGCTTTCCCCCCTCCTGAATGACCCCGATTTACAACTTGTGGGAATTGGGACAAAGATTTTTTTGGCTGGGGGTGTTGGTTATGTAGCTTGGGAAGGGACACAACATTTTCCCTTGCAAAAGCGGTTAGAAAATCGCACACCTATTGGACCTTCGGCAACTTTGGCGTTAATTGGTGATGCTAAACAAATGGATGCGCGATGGATACGAGGCTGTTATTTTAAAAGCTATGGACCATCTTTAATGATGGGTGTGGGTGTACCATTGCCAGTTTTAAATGCTGGTGTGGTAGAACGCTGTGCTGTGCAAGACAAGGATTTAGTAGCACCAATTGTAGATTTTTCGATTCCTCGTCGTGTCCGTCCTACCTTCGGTCTAGTGAGTTACGCACAACTTAAATCTGGACGTATCACTATTGAAGGTAGGACGGTACGAGTAGCCTCTTTAGCCAGTTTATTTCTTTCCCGACAAGTAGCCCAAGAGTTGAAACAGTGGATTAAAGAAGGGATATTTACTCTAACTGAACCAGTAGCCCCAATTCCCATGGAACGTTCTTTTTTACCCCAAGACCGTTGGACGGAGTTTTAA
- a CDS encoding tetratricopeptide repeat protein encodes MSESRNRWIVRVVLAFAVVAFLGVSIMPIITAVNKPQSSPQNQPTADPKISSSEQKSKLEDQVRGYELVLQKDAENQTALKGLLQARLGLLSQKSRGEVKPADIQAVIEPLEKLAKLNPQQSEYGVLLAQAKQQIGDKEGAAQTYRSILTTKPGDLKALQGMVNLQLSEKRPEAAIGLLQESLAAATQANTIQPGSVDVVAVQVLLGSVYAFQKNDNKAISAYDEAIKKDAQDFRPVLAKAMLFKEQGKLDKAKPLFDSATALAPAQYKDEINKAAASNPTPTASPTPSSTESPTASPTATP; translated from the coding sequence GTGTCTGAATCGCGTAATCGCTGGATAGTCCGAGTAGTTTTAGCTTTCGCTGTTGTTGCTTTTTTGGGTGTTTCTATTATGCCCATCATTACAGCGGTTAATAAACCCCAATCATCTCCACAAAATCAGCCCACTGCTGACCCTAAAATATCTTCATCGGAGCAAAAGTCAAAACTGGAAGATCAAGTTCGGGGTTATGAATTAGTTTTACAAAAAGATGCAGAAAATCAAACTGCACTCAAGGGACTTTTGCAAGCACGTCTGGGTTTGTTGAGTCAAAAAAGCCGGGGTGAAGTGAAACCAGCGGATATTCAAGCTGTGATTGAACCTTTAGAAAAACTCGCTAAACTCAATCCCCAACAGTCGGAGTATGGGGTTTTACTGGCACAAGCTAAACAACAAATTGGTGATAAGGAGGGGGCTGCTCAAACTTATCGCTCTATTTTAACTACAAAACCTGGTGATTTGAAAGCTTTGCAGGGCATGGTGAATTTGCAATTAAGTGAAAAGCGTCCAGAAGCAGCTATTGGCTTATTACAAGAAAGCTTGGCTGCTGCGACTCAAGCCAATACTATTCAGCCGGGTAGTGTGGATGTGGTTGCTGTGCAGGTGCTTTTAGGTAGTGTATACGCTTTTCAAAAGAATGATAATAAAGCTATCTCTGCTTATGATGAAGCAATTAAGAAAGATGCTCAAGATTTTCGCCCCGTTTTAGCAAAGGCAATGCTGTTTAAGGAACAAGGTAAGCTTGATAAAGCAAAACCTTTATTTGATAGTGCGACGGCTTTAGCACCGGCTCAGTATAAGGATGAGATTAATAAAGCAGCAGCTTCTAATCCTACTCCTACGGCATCACCTACGCCTTCATCCACAGAATCACCTACGGCATCACCTACGGCTACTCCGTAA
- a CDS encoding TMEM165/GDT1 family protein, translated as MLTAFTQGLLLITFSELGDKTFFIAVILSIHHSRRLVFTGVVAALAAMTILSVAFGQVVSLLPKIYIHYAEIVLFIAFGLKLIYDANKMGVSATEEVAEEAQEAVEKADLDNSQEKSVWSILLKSFVLTFIAEWGDRTQIATIALAAGNNPIGVTLGAILGHAICAAIAVIGGRLIAGKISERQITFIGGFLFIIFGIVAAIEGQ; from the coding sequence GTGTTAACAGCTTTTACCCAAGGTTTACTACTAATTACCTTTTCCGAACTAGGTGATAAAACATTTTTTATTGCTGTGATTTTGTCCATTCACCACTCGCGGCGCTTGGTATTCACTGGTGTAGTCGCTGCTTTAGCGGCTATGACTATCTTATCGGTTGCATTTGGGCAGGTAGTATCTTTATTACCAAAAATCTATATTCATTACGCCGAAATAGTTTTGTTTATTGCCTTTGGTTTAAAATTAATCTATGATGCCAATAAAATGGGTGTATCTGCTACCGAAGAAGTCGCAGAAGAAGCACAAGAAGCGGTGGAAAAAGCAGATTTAGATAATTCCCAGGAAAAAAGTGTTTGGTCAATTTTACTGAAATCCTTCGTACTAACATTTATAGCAGAATGGGGCGATCGCACACAAATAGCTACAATAGCCTTAGCAGCCGGGAATAACCCCATTGGTGTGACACTGGGAGCGATATTAGGACACGCAATTTGTGCAGCGATCGCCGTCATCGGTGGTAGATTAATAGCAGGTAAGATATCCGAAAGACAAATTACCTTTATCGGCGGCTTTCTATTTATCATCTTCGGCATAGTGGCCGCCATAGAAGGACAATAA